The following proteins are co-located in the Desulfatirhabdium butyrativorans DSM 18734 genome:
- the rsmI gene encoding 16S rRNA (cytidine(1402)-2'-O)-methyltransferase, translating to MPSKPQEDEAKRHSDNGILYVVATPIGNLKDITLRAIEVLKHVDAIASEDTRHTAVLLKAYDIPTRMVSYHEHNERERTAQLVEQLLAGKSIALVSDAGTPLISDPGFRLVREAAAHRIPIVSVPGACAAIAALSASGFPTDAFVFLGFPPKKNRERFLFLSSLASEEKTLVFYESPKRIERLLQEMIPVFGNRSAALCRELTKIHEEIIRGSISELLESIRERCLLKGELVLLVAGHSAESDPPRRT from the coding sequence ATGCCTTCGAAGCCACAAGAAGATGAAGCAAAACGGCATTCGGACAACGGCATTCTCTATGTTGTCGCTACGCCGATCGGCAACCTGAAGGACATCACCTTGCGGGCTATCGAGGTGCTGAAGCACGTCGATGCCATTGCATCGGAAGATACACGACACACGGCGGTCCTGCTGAAGGCCTACGACATCCCGACGCGGATGGTCTCCTATCATGAGCACAACGAACGGGAACGGACGGCGCAACTGGTTGAACAATTGCTTGCTGGAAAATCGATCGCACTGGTTTCGGATGCTGGAACACCGCTGATTTCTGACCCGGGGTTCCGGCTCGTTCGGGAAGCCGCAGCCCATCGGATTCCCATCGTCTCGGTTCCGGGCGCCTGTGCGGCCATTGCCGCATTAAGCGCATCCGGCTTTCCGACAGACGCTTTCGTATTTCTCGGTTTCCCCCCCAAAAAAAACCGGGAGCGTTTCCTTTTCTTGTCGTCTCTGGCTTCTGAAGAGAAAACACTCGTTTTCTATGAATCCCCCAAACGCATCGAACGCCTGCTGCAGGAGATGATTCCGGTTTTCGGAAACCGCTCTGCCGCCTTGTGCAGAGAACTGACCAAAATCCATGAAGAAATCATTCGCGGAAGCATATCGGAACTTCTCGAATCAATTCGGGAAAGATGCCTTTTGAAAGGGGAGCTGGTCTTGCTGGTCGCCGGGCATTCGGCCGAAAGCGATCCCCCCCGCAGGACCTGA
- a CDS encoding YraN family protein produces MQTEPHQLGKSGEGLAADYLRKRGYQLVELNARNHLGEIDIVARDGPTLVFVEVKTRLSPEYGNPKHAITRQKQNRLTRVALAYLKKTGQLHTKARFDVVSIDWTQGTPQIELIQNAFEATRR; encoded by the coding sequence ATGCAAACGGAGCCCCATCAACTCGGAAAATCGGGGGAAGGTCTTGCGGCAGATTACCTTCGAAAACGCGGGTATCAGCTCGTTGAGTTGAATGCCAGAAACCATCTCGGAGAAATCGACATTGTCGCAAGAGATGGTCCAACGCTTGTCTTTGTCGAAGTCAAGACCAGACTGTCCCCCGAATACGGCAACCCCAAACATGCCATTACTCGCCAGAAACAGAATCGTCTGACCCGCGTCGCACTGGCTTACCTGAAAAAAACAGGGCAGTTACATACAAAGGCAAGATTCGATGTCGTTTCGATTGACTGGACCCAGGGCACCCCTCAAATCGAATTGATTCAAAATGCCTTCGAAGCCACAAGAAGATGA
- a CDS encoding ribonuclease HII: MTPPPGPWHYEQSARLKGFSIIAGIDEAGRGPLAGPVVAAAVVLPQNADLEGVTDSKQLSAARRNRLYDVIYREASGVGIGIVDAGEIDRINILQASLLAMRFAVENLDPRPDCLLIDGTCRIPMPQTDAGTPFQQAIPKGDLLSISISAASIIAKVTRDRMMAQYHEQYPQYNFASHKGYPTEQHRQAIRASGICYIHRRSFQGVLESTCKRSPINSENRGKVLRQITFENAGISSLS; the protein is encoded by the coding sequence ATGACCCCTCCCCCTGGTCCATGGCATTATGAGCAATCGGCCCGCCTGAAGGGGTTTTCGATTATCGCGGGGATCGATGAAGCCGGCAGGGGACCGCTTGCCGGACCGGTAGTCGCTGCTGCTGTCGTTTTGCCCCAAAATGCGGATCTTGAGGGCGTCACCGACAGCAAACAGCTTTCCGCGGCACGACGAAACCGCCTCTACGATGTCATTTACCGGGAAGCCAGCGGGGTAGGGATCGGTATCGTGGATGCAGGGGAGATCGATCGGATCAACATTCTCCAGGCATCCCTGCTGGCCATGCGCTTTGCCGTCGAAAATCTGGATCCCCGCCCCGATTGTCTGCTCATCGATGGAACCTGCCGCATTCCCATGCCGCAAACCGATGCAGGCACGCCCTTTCAGCAGGCAATCCCCAAGGGAGATCTGCTCAGCATCTCCATTTCGGCAGCATCCATCATTGCCAAGGTCACACGGGACCGGATGATGGCCCAATATCACGAGCAATACCCCCAATACAATTTTGCCAGTCACAAAGGATACCCGACAGAACAGCACCGCCAGGCCATTCGTGCATCGGGTATCTGTTACATCCATCGCAGGAGCTTTCAAGGCGTTCTGGAGAGCACATGCAAACGGAGCCCCATCAACTCGGAAAATCGGGGGAAGGTCTTGCGGCAGATTACCTTCGAAAACGCGGGTATCAGCTCGTTGAGTTGA
- the rplS gene encoding 50S ribosomal protein L19 codes for MQIIQQIEKDMMRLDLPQFHAGDTVKVHVRIQEGEKERIQIFEGVVIALKRGTTNATFTVRKVSYGIGVERVFPLHSPIIDKIELVSKGDVRRAKIYYLRNLKGKAARIKEKRDF; via the coding sequence ATGCAGATCATCCAGCAAATCGAGAAAGATATGATGCGGCTTGACTTGCCGCAATTCCATGCAGGCGACACAGTCAAAGTTCATGTCCGGATCCAGGAAGGTGAAAAAGAGCGCATTCAGATCTTTGAAGGCGTCGTCATCGCCCTCAAACGCGGCACCACCAATGCCACATTTACGGTGCGCAAAGTTTCTTACGGTATCGGCGTCGAACGCGTTTTCCCGCTGCACTCGCCCATCATCGACAAGATCGAACTGGTTTCCAAAGGGGATGTGCGCCGGGCAAAAATCTATTATCTCAGAAACCTCAAGGGCAAGGCAGCCCGGATCAAAGAAAAACGGGATTTTTGA